A single genomic interval of Saccharothrix saharensis harbors:
- a CDS encoding 2-phosphosulfolactate phosphatase yields the protein MFGQEGSRLRLEWGSEGVAALGEQCAVLVVVDVLSFSTAVDVVVARGGSVRPVHWADRASAARPADPSWTLRPSSLVSVPAGAELELASANGATLCSVAASTGAVVLAGCLRNARAVAAAARELAAGGPIGVVPAGERWGVTITADADAGPLRPAVEDLLGAGAVMSSLLGYGSASVEAAVAAEMYAWASVEDILHGCVSGRELIAEGHAGDVALASQVNVSTAVPRLTDGVLRDWSVADPVVAQ from the coding sequence GTGTTCGGACAAGAGGGTTCCCGGCTGCGGCTGGAATGGGGCTCGGAGGGGGTTGCCGCGCTCGGGGAGCAGTGCGCGGTGCTCGTGGTCGTGGACGTGCTGTCGTTCTCGACGGCCGTGGACGTGGTGGTGGCGCGAGGCGGGTCGGTGCGGCCGGTGCACTGGGCGGATCGTGCTTCGGCGGCGCGGCCGGCCGACCCGTCGTGGACGTTGCGGCCGTCGTCGCTGGTGTCGGTGCCGGCCGGGGCGGAGTTGGAGCTGGCTTCGGCGAACGGCGCGACGTTGTGCTCGGTGGCGGCTTCGACCGGGGCGGTCGTCCTGGCGGGGTGCCTGCGCAACGCGCGGGCGGTCGCGGCGGCGGCCCGGGAGTTGGCGGCGGGCGGGCCGATCGGCGTCGTGCCCGCCGGTGAGCGCTGGGGCGTGACCATCACCGCCGACGCGGACGCCGGGCCGTTGCGGCCGGCGGTCGAGGACCTGTTGGGCGCGGGGGCGGTGATGTCGTCGCTGTTGGGTTACGGCTCGGCTTCGGTCGAGGCCGCCGTGGCCGCGGAAATGTACGCGTGGGCGTCGGTGGAAGACATTCTTCACGGTTGCGTCTCCGGCCGCGAGCTCATTGCCGAGGGCCACGCCGGTGACGTGGCCCTCGCCTCCCAGGTGAATGTCAGCACCGCCGTTCCGCGCCTGACCGACGGTGTTCTCCGCGATTGGTCAGTCGCCGACCCGGTCGTAGCGCAGTGA
- a CDS encoding Fpg/Nei family DNA glycosylase — MPEGHTLHRLAKLHQRRYAGSTVRVSSPQGRFPASLVDGRLLERAEAHGKHLFHVYGPDATVHVHLGLYGTFTEWPHPVTEPVGQVRMRLAGPTHWTDLRGPTRCEVLTDVEVAALRARLGPDPLRRDAKPDLAFARVARSRQSIAVLLMDQTVLAGVGNVYRAEVLFRHGVHPLVPGNRVDRALWDDLWSDLVVLMRAGVKVGRIDTVRPEHLPEVTGRAPRQDRHGGEVYVYRRTGQPCLVCGTPVAAAELAGRNLYWCPTCQPA; from the coding sequence ATGCCCGAAGGTCACACGCTGCACCGCCTGGCGAAGCTGCACCAGCGCCGGTACGCGGGCTCGACCGTCCGGGTGTCGAGCCCGCAGGGCAGGTTCCCGGCGTCCCTCGTGGACGGTCGACTGCTCGAACGCGCCGAGGCGCACGGCAAGCACCTGTTCCACGTCTACGGGCCGGACGCGACCGTGCACGTCCACCTGGGCCTCTACGGCACGTTCACCGAGTGGCCGCACCCGGTGACCGAGCCGGTCGGCCAGGTGCGGATGCGGCTGGCCGGGCCCACCCACTGGACGGACCTGCGCGGCCCCACCCGGTGCGAGGTCCTCACCGACGTCGAGGTGGCCGCGCTGCGCGCCCGCCTCGGCCCGGACCCGCTGCGCCGTGACGCGAAACCCGACCTCGCCTTCGCGCGTGTGGCCCGGTCCCGCCAGTCCATCGCCGTGCTGCTGATGGACCAGACCGTGCTCGCGGGCGTCGGCAACGTCTACCGCGCCGAGGTGCTGTTCCGGCACGGCGTGCACCCGCTCGTGCCCGGCAACCGGGTCGACCGGGCGTTGTGGGACGACCTGTGGTCCGACCTGGTCGTGCTCATGCGCGCGGGCGTGAAGGTCGGGCGCATCGACACCGTGCGGCCCGAGCACCTGCCGGAGGTCACCGGCCGCGCGCCACGCCAGGACCGGCACGGCGGCGAGGTCTACGTCTACCGCCGCACCGGTCAACCGTGCCTGGTCTGCGGCACGCCCGTGGCCGCCGCGGAGCTGGCCGGCCGCAACCTGTACTGGTGCCCCACCTGCCAGCCCGCCTGA
- a CDS encoding ribose-5-phosphate isomerase: protein MRVYLGSDHAGFELKTHLVKHLTDAGHEVVDVGPAVYDAEDDYPPFCIEAARRVVADEGSLGVVIGGSGNGEQIAANKVPGARAALAYSVETAKLAREHNDAQLIGIGGRMHTTEEAFAIVEAFLATPFSGQERHARRIGILSEYERTGEAPALP from the coding sequence GTGCGCGTTTACCTGGGATCGGACCACGCGGGCTTCGAGCTGAAGACCCACCTCGTCAAGCACCTGACCGACGCGGGCCACGAGGTGGTCGACGTCGGGCCCGCCGTGTACGACGCGGAGGACGACTACCCGCCGTTCTGCATCGAGGCGGCCCGCCGCGTCGTCGCGGACGAGGGCAGCCTGGGCGTCGTCATCGGCGGTTCCGGCAACGGCGAGCAGATCGCGGCGAACAAGGTGCCCGGCGCGCGTGCCGCGCTCGCCTACAGCGTCGAGACCGCGAAGCTGGCCCGCGAGCACAACGACGCCCAGCTCATCGGCATCGGCGGTCGCATGCACACCACCGAGGAGGCGTTCGCGATCGTCGAGGCCTTCCTCGCCACCCCGTTCTCCGGCCAGGAGCGGCACGCCCGCCGGATCGGCATCCTCAGCGAGTACGAGCGCACCGGCGAGGCGCCGGCCCTGCCGTAA